The window atacttACACATTTTGCTTTTCTTTCACCAGCCATCATGCCAGGCTCAGATGTTTGTATAATTcacattttgtctttaaaaatagaaataaaatacaaacatataaattaataattaattaacagtATATACAGAGCAAAGGCTCACATTTACATCATTTATAGTATTTTTGGGGTCCattttcagattatttttttaaactcttgatactttattcatcaaggatacaATAGTGACTTCACATTGtgacaaaaaaactatttcaaataatttttttttaatttatagaaatctgaaaaaagtaaaaaaaaaaaaaaaaaactaaactgtttccacaaacatattaagcagaacaaatgttttcaacattgataataatttaaaatatatatttttttctgcagcaaatcagcatattagaatgatttctaaaggatcttgTGATTAACGTCTgctaaacattttgaaatataattcatCAGAAAGCActtgtttaaaaattattattatggttatggtttgtttaattaaataattactgctttggtgagcataaaagaccgCTTTCAAGGACATTTCAAAATCTaaaagaccccaaacttttgaacaattggTGTATTTATTTTGGTATAAATAAATTACTAGTTTTACTAATGTTTACAAAATGTAAAGTTTACTAAATTTTCGAGTTAATGGTGTAAATCAAGCACAAAATTACTGTTCAGATTGTTGCTTTTCAACCTGAGGCTGAACAAGTTTAAAATATCACTATGTACAAAACAGTGGGTTGTACCTCATGCCATTCGAGTGTCTTTGCAGGGAGAGCCAGATGACAGAGCGGACAGGTGCTTATCTTATCCAGGTCAATGTTTCtgtcttctgtttctctcttcttcttttgCAATGATGAGAAGGAGAAATCTGCAGCTCTGGCATTTCCAGCATTGGGGTTTTCATCCTCAGAGTCATCATCCTCAACATCTGCAAACTTTAAGGACTGTTTGCAAAGAAGctagtaaaaaagtaaaacagaaagattTGGCAtgtttaaaatagattttcatgATTACGTATTATAACCCTTTTCTTATTTATTGACATATTTTACCTTGTGCTTCTTCAGAGTGCCTGAGGGAATGTATTTCAGACAATTCTGACATTGCAGCATGGTCAGCTCTGGAAATAACCGATAtgcaaaaacagtattttacaatCACAGTTTGTCTGAATAACCTAAAATATGCAGAACTTGGCAATACTAAGACCTATAGCACCTCTATAATGTTTCAAACTGATCATGGCATTAACTAACCATCTGTGTCTGCAGTATCATCTTCAGAGACCAGGTTCTTTGACGCTGTGGGGGTGGAAGCAGAGCAGATCTGAGCGTGATCAAGCTGCTCCATCAGTTTAACGTACTGGCCACAGTCAGAGCAGCGTTCTGTGCGACTCCCACAGGACACTTTGTGCTCTTTTAGACTGCTCAGAGGAAGCTCAAGCTGACAAAACTCACAGATCTGAGGCCTCTCGGAGCACTCGTCTTTCTGTAAACCAGAAGAGACAGAAACGACAAAGGAATAAGTGTGAAAACACTCAGAGAGAAAAATTTAACGGTGTGAGAATGAGTATCTACCTCATGATCCAACAGATGCCTCCGCTCCAACTTTTTGTTGCACATCTTACATTTTACCTGTGAGACATAATGAGAAATGAGGCCATTGACATGGTTTCTCAGAGGGGGAGATTACAGTGATGAGTAATCAGCAAGTCAAGTGGAAAACGTTTAGTGGGAAAATGCATCACAAATAATCTTTTATGACACACAGGGCCAAGAGCCTGTAAAAAGCAGCAAAAGCATAGTGTTAATCAGTGTTGAATGGTGTGGTCTTGACCTCTGCGTGCTGCTCGGTTTTATGCTCCTCCAGTTGATCTCGAGGCACGGTTTCATCGCAGTCAGGGCATATACACAGAAACCTCTTACAGTGTGGTTCGTGCAGGTCGTAGTTGGCCTTCGCCACCTCTTTTTTGCTGCATGAAAACATTGGAGAGATTCTTTACAGAGACTAGAGAGTGGAAAAGATGTTATGACACTACACTTTTAATggcacttaaaggaacagttcaccaaaaaatataaattctgctaTTATTTACTCAACAACAtgctgtttcaaacctgtatgactgactttcttctctGAAACACAAACTATTTTTGGAAGAATATCCTCCTggtcttttccatataatgaattTGACCAGGAActgatgtaaatataaataaataaaataataaaatatattaaaatcatatattttctcAATGGGGCCTTAAGGAGTTCACAATAGAAGCAGCGATTGTCTAATTCGTGAATAATTCATTCttatgagaaatatattttacatttactgcTTGATTAGTTCACAAAAAAAGGTTCCTCGTTTGTCAGTCAGAATGATCCGATGCTCCAGTTCAACACTGGGTCTCAATGGTCCAGTCATAGGTTTTAGAGCTCACTGGAGGCAAAGGGAAATAAAAAAGACTAACACATATAGGCCagtttttgcataaatctatcgTATGGCTTGAGGAGATTTGGAATGTAGAGCAAGAGTCATATGGACTACTCTGCTAAAGGTCCAGTCCCCCTTTTTATATTACTGGAAGGCCATGCacgtgagtaaatgatgccagaaaTTTTGGCTGCACTATTTTATTGAACTATAGCCTATGTAAACAGGCTAAATTAACAGTCCGAGAGTGTTTACGTCACAAACTAGTGTTGAAATCTTTCACTAATCAATCCTGCTCAATATCAGTGATTCAGCAAATGACCAAAGCTAGCAAAGTTATTGTGTTATTTGAAAATTCGCAATTATAAATAAACGTAATCCGTCGACATATTACACAGCTGCTTTCACTTTAAAGTCACGTCAGAGTCATCGACAACATAAggaaataatcaatatttttgaGTAATGTTGAAtagaaaatgttttagtttttttcgaTATTTTGTTGTTGCTGCAGTGCAGACAGAAACTTGAAAGTCGTGAATTGGCAGTGATCTTAAACTCGTCGAACACTGTCATTTTTTACATAAACTGGCAGTAAACATCGTTTGACGTCTTACCGAGTCTCTGCGTTATTAGACAGTAACGTTACGTTGAAAACACTCACCAGTGAGTACATAAAACCAGCTCTTCTTCGTCCATAGTTAGAGTGAGATAAGTGGGTTACTGTGTTGGGGATATTAATTTCACTTATCCTGAACAGAAAGTGGAACCGAAACTTATAACACGTCGTATTGCTAAACGTCTTATCTAACGAAACGAAATTGCTTTGTGTTGTCGTGAAAAACAATCAAGACTTCACTTGACATCTTAGGTGCACTGTATGTCTccactagtattttttttttttttttttttttttttttttaccataagtTACCATAACTCCGCATAAAGTAGGCTAACAGCCCCGTGATGTTGCATGGCAACCTACCACAGGTAGCCTATTTATAATAAAACCAAGTATGAGTTGCAGTATTGTGCATTTGTAATgttgcaaaataattatatttcaaataaatgctgctgttttgaactttctattcaacaaagaatccttAAAACAGGTTTGAGAGTTTCCataaaatattaactgttttcatcattgaataataagaaatggcacttgaaggatcatgtgacactgaggactggtgtaatgactgctaaaaaatcatctttgctatcacaggaataaatagcattttaaaatatattgaaatacagatattttaaattgtaataacattttgcaatattacattttactgtattttttattaaataaatacagccttggtgagcataagatacttacTGAAACCCCCATccccattattttttttaaagcactaaCCCAACTTTTGAACGTTATATATGGTAGATTGGTATGCTTCATATATTGCTGTCtccaaacataattttataatatgctgGTTTTTACCTGTGTAgtcaaatgcatttaaacaataaatgttacatttatgaaTGAAGCTGTTTTCTCGTTTACAATGTGTATGCATTAGTATGGATCAGTTCATGGTGTTCAGCTTTGAGTCTTCTGTGGATGATTACTGCTCAGCTCACATATGCTGTCACTTTAGGGAACCATTATTCCAACTGACTTCTGGATGGATTTCCCCTGTTGACCCCATTAGCAAATACTCATATACTCCAGATTTGATTGAGCTGTTAGTTTTGGTAAAATGTCCTCAAAATAATTGAACGAGGCTCTTGAATCAAGGCCTCCGAGACATCTCGGCTAATGGATGTTTGTCAGCAGAAACAGCACAGGAGCAGACAGCTGTGTCATGCCAGGAGAGTCACAGTAATTTTTGTATTGAGTTTTGCTTTTTCAC is drawn from Carassius auratus strain Wakin chromosome 40, ASM336829v1, whole genome shotgun sequence and contains these coding sequences:
- the LOC113058552 gene encoding XIAP-associated factor 1-like isoform X2 — translated: MDEEELVLCTHCKKEVAKANYDLHEPHCKRFLCICPDCDETVPRDQLEEHKTEQHAEVKCKMCNKKLERRHLLDHEKDECSERPQISSKNLVSEDDTADTDELTMLQCQNCLKYIPSGTLKKHKLLCKQSLKFADVEDDDSEDENPNAGNARAADFSFSSLQKKKRETEDRNIDLDKISTCPLCHLALPAKTLEWHETKCELYKHLSLA
- the LOC113058552 gene encoding XIAP-associated factor 1-like isoform X1, producing MDEEELVLCTHCKKEVAKANYDLHEPHCKRFLCICPDCDETVPRDQLEEHKTEQHAEVKCKMCNKKLERRHLLDHEKDECSERPQICEFCQLELPLSSLKEHKVSCGSRTERCSDCGQYVKLMEQLDHAQICSASTPTASKNLVSEDDTADTDELTMLQCQNCLKYIPSGTLKKHKLLCKQSLKFADVEDDDSEDENPNAGNARAADFSFSSLQKKKRETEDRNIDLDKISTCPLCHLALPAKTLEWHETKCELYKHLSLA